A region of Neovison vison isolate M4711 chromosome 7, ASM_NN_V1, whole genome shotgun sequence DNA encodes the following proteins:
- the LOC122913342 gene encoding vomeronasal type-1 receptor 4-like, producing MTHRAHTSCSHAGISGLEEVYHSLGPGRKADRDLAIGIILLLQIIVGILGNFSLLYHYLLLHLTECRVRSTDVLLKHLTVANLLVISSKGIPQTMVGLGLKYFLSDFACKLVFYVHRVGRDVAIGTICLLSVFQVIIISPRNSRWLELKVRAPRYLGTSSILCWVLNMMLNITAILFMTGTRNNITITRKSDYDYCYSISGSHIAQSLYVASILFHNGFCLGLMIWASGCIVFILHQHKRRVQYIHRNTLSPRPSPESTATRSTLVLVSTFVSFWTLSSLFHICLVVFNNPSLWLRNASVLLNACFPTVSPYILMSHDSRMSSLCFPCKGTQNHLS from the coding sequence ATGACACACAGAGCTCACACCTCATGCTCTCATGCAGGGATCTCTGGCTTGGAGGAAGTCTATCACTCCCTGGGACCTGGCAGAAAGGCTGACAGGGATTTGGCGATAGGAATCATCCTTCTACTACAGATAATAGTTGGAATTCTGGggaatttctctcttctttaccaTTATCTCTTGCTTCACTTGACAGAATGCAGGGTTAGGTCCACAGATGTGCTTCTCAAGCACCTGACTGTGGCCAATCTCTTAGTCATTTCTTCTAAAGGAATCCCCCAAACGATGGTAGGTTTGGGATTGAaatatttccttagtgattttgCATGCAAACTTGTTTTCTATGTGCACAGAGTGGGCAGGGATGTGGCCATTGGAACCATCTGCCTCCTGAGTGTCTTCCAGGTCATTATAATTAGTCCCAGAAACTCCAGGTGGTTAGAGCTTAAAGTGAGAGCTCCCAGGTACCTGGGCACCTCCAGCATCCTCTGCTGGGTCCTGAACATGATGCTAAATATTACTGCTATTTTGTTTATGACTGGCACAAGAAACAACATAACCATTACAAGGAAAAGTGATTATGACTACTGTTATTCCATAAGTGGTAGCCACATAGCACAGTCATTGTATGTAGCATCAATATTGTTTCATAATGGTTTCTGTTTGGGGCTCATGATCTGGGCCAGTGGCTGCATAGTTTTCATCCTGCACCAGCACAAGCGGCGGGTCCAATACATTCACAGGAATACTCTTTCCCCAAGACCCTCCCCTGAGAGCACAGCCACCCGAAGCACTCTTGTCCTGGTGagcacttttgtttccttctggaCTCTGTCCTCCCTCTTCCACATCTGTCTGGTCGTGTTTAACAACCCCAGTCTGTGGCTGAGGAATGCTTCTGTACTACTGAACGCATGTTTTCCTACTGTCAGTCCCTACATCCTCATGAGCCATGACTCCAGAATGTCCAGCCTCTGCTTTCCTTGCAAAGGAACACAAAATCACTTAAGCTGa